Proteins encoded within one genomic window of Solenopsis invicta isolate M01_SB chromosome 10, UNIL_Sinv_3.0, whole genome shotgun sequence:
- the LOC113003802 gene encoding uncharacterized protein LOC113003802, with protein sequence MSSTVYHGVPDHDWVVAARHKLIPSVYAGICISPKQMGCPKAVGYSGPTFIAIRSGKYSSSTASTHARDLHALLDLEAFHALARTEEGSVKPVLILTVDGEPDENPRYSKVIAHAISHLKKYNLDAIFVATNAPGRSAFNRVERRMAPLTHELAGLILSHDKFGTHLNVQGKTVDKELELKSFEYAGRALAEVWSSLTIDGHPVHAQYVPPGEKLDTPEECDAKWYSRHVRESQYLLQIVKCNSHDCCSITRSELKRVLSEGFLPPPIRVTQTTHDLVVTENETDGSFLDLMTRISLKLNPDSRGFLQVPYDLFCQSIKSQLDWRICKTCGLYHASKKSLLHHSKHVHSQKEDAHASNNVINIRIAARHSGEVLCVIKDPVSGCEDTEWMEETEIEADSNSDSHFIDQEDIVRINNMSNRLRGPFKNED encoded by the exons ATGTCGAGTACCGTGTATCATGGTGTACCCGACCATGATTGGGTGGTAGCAGCGAGACACAAACTTATACCTTCTGTTTACGCTGGAATATGCATTAGCCCTAAACAAATGGGCTGTCCTAAAGCTGTGGGCTATTCGGGTCCAACTTTTATAGCCATCAGAAGTGGCAAGTATTCCTCGTCCACAGCATCCACCCACGCACGGGATCTGCACGCACTTCTAGATCTGGAGGCGTTTCATGCATTAGCAAGAACAGAGGAGGGCAGTGTGAAGCCAGTTTTGATTTTAACTGTAGATGGCGAACCGGATGAGAACCCGCGCTACAGCAAGGTGATTGCCCATGCTAtcagccatttaaaaaaatataatttagatgcTATATTTGTCGCCACAAACGCACCag gCAGAAGCGCCTTTAACCGAGTAGAACGTCGCATGGCTCCCTTGACCCATGAACTTGCTGGTCTTATTTTGTCCCATGACAAATTTGGGACACATCTCAACGTACAGGGGAAGACTGTCGATAAAGAACTGGAGCTCAAAAGCTTTGAATATGCTGGTCGAGCTCTAGCAGAGGTATGGAGCAGCTTAACAATCGATGGACATCCAGTGCACGCACAGTATGTTCCTCCAGGGGAAAAGCTTGATACCCCCGAAGAATGTGATGCTAAATGGTACAGCCGTCATGTCCGAGAAAGCCAGTATTTGCTTCAGATTGTGAAGTGTAACTCACATGATTGTTGTTCCATTACTCGGAGTGAGTTAAAAAGGGTGCTGTCGGAAGGATTTCTTCCCCCTCCAATTCGAGTGACGCAAACAACGCATGATTTAGTCGTCACCGAGAATGAAACAGATGGGAGTTTCTTAGATTTGATGACTCGTATCTCTCTCAAACTGAATCCCGATTCAAGAGGTTTTTTGCag GTTCCATATGATCTTTTTTGCCAATCCATAAAATCGCAATTGGATTGGCGTATTTGCAAAACGTGTGGCTTGTACCATGcttcaaaaaaatctttattacatCATTCAAAGCATGTGCATTCCCAGAAAGAGGATGCACATGCTTCGAATAATGTAATAAACATCAGAATAGCTGCTCGACACAGTGGAGAAGTCCTCTGCGTCATCAAAGATCCTGTATCGGGGTGTGAAGATACAGAGTGGATGGAAGAAACAGAAATAGAGGCAGATAGTAACAGCGACTCGCACTTCATTGATCAGGAGGATATTGTGAGGATAAATAATATGAGTAATCGGTTGAGAGGACCATTTAAAAATGAGGATTGA
- the LOC105194440 gene encoding uncharacterized protein LOC105194440: MKKHLSTSDSNLVPKRLSDTRWSVRADATKALSLGYSCFRNALEELITDNSQKQTIRVEAQSLANSLNKLEIAIICEIWNDILQKFNATNKSLQNVNIDLETMVKLYNSLKNYLLNLRTTENFLNFEKSGIEKSGCEEYNLRSNRKRKRHFDEGAEAETVVDARNSMKIKVYLPILDNLINALEKRAASYKYHSETFGFLNKLQLYSEFGNDQLRVCAKNLVEIYNCDLEDEFTEEIIQFRYFIQNEEFSSNIPLSVSYLKLIRENKIQATFPNVEVAIRIYLCLALTNSSGEQSFSALKRVKNAFRSTLGQEKLNNLSILNIES, translated from the coding sequence atgaaaaaacacTTATCGACATCAGACTCTAATTTGGTTCCAAAAAGATTAAGTGATACACGTTGGTCAGTCAGAGCGGATGCTACAAAAGCTTTATCTTTAGGATATAGTTGTTTTCGAAATGCTTTAGAAGAGCTTATAACTGATAATAGTCAGAAACAAACAATTAGAGTGGAAGCTCAATCTTTGGCCAACTCATTGAATAAGCTGGAAATTGCGATTATTTGTGAAATTTGGAAcgacattttacaaaaatttaatgctaCAAATAAAAGCTTGCAAAATGTCAATATTGATTTAGAAACTAtggtaaaattgtataattctttaaagaattatcTCTTGAATCTTAGAACAACGGAAAACTTTCTGAATTTCGAAAAAAGCGGTATAGAAAAATCTGGTTGTGAGGAGTACAATTTGAGAAGTAATCGGAAAAGGAAGCGCCACTTTGACGAAGGTGCAGAAGCTGAGACTGTCGTCGATGCCAGAAATTCAATGAAAATCAAAGTTTATCTTCCAATTTTAGACAATCTTATTAACGCCCTCGAAAAAAGAGCGGCGAGCTATAAGTATCATTCGGAAACATTTGGATTTCTAAATAAACTACAACTCTATTCTGAATTTGGAAATGACCAACTAAGAGTTTGCGCAAAAAATCTAGTGGAAATATATAATTGCGATTTGGAGGACGAATTTACTGAAGAAATCATTCAATTTAGATACTTTATCCAAAATGAAGAATTTTCTTCCAATATTCCACTTTCAGTAtcatatttaaagttaatacgtgaaaataaaattcaagctACTTTCCCAAACGTCGAAGTGGCAATAAGGATATATCTTTGTTTAGCTTTAACGAACAGTAGCGGTGAACAATCATTTTCAGCATTGAAGAGAGTAAAGAATGCTTTTAGGTCAACATTAGGccaagaaaaattaaacaatctctctattttaaatattgaatcgTAA